A window from Listeria seeligeri serovar 1/2b str. SLCC3954 encodes these proteins:
- a CDS encoding ABC transporter ATP-binding protein has product MAIIDIQQVKKNFKKQEVLKQVTIQVETGKIYALLGANGAGKSTLLKIITGLLSSDGGEVTIKNLSVQKNTKAVQRLFSYNAQQASVDEVLTGYENLLLIGKLRHEKRPKEVALSLLEQFGILDSKDKPVSAYSGGMKRRLDLAMSLVGDAEILFLDEPTTGLDPSSRFELWEVIQKLKNKGKTIFLTTQYLEEADKLADTIGFLKNGEIIATGTPKEMKRLAGENSLMLTFAPTDIEKAKEVLRAFNPKQLSDVILSVELVEEIKTTLDILKELSLNQLEPQDFETIRPTLDDVFIALTKG; this is encoded by the coding sequence AAACAAGAAGTTTTAAAGCAAGTCACAATTCAAGTGGAAACCGGAAAGATTTACGCTTTACTAGGTGCAAATGGAGCAGGAAAGAGCACGCTTCTTAAAATTATCACTGGCTTACTCTCAAGTGATGGCGGGGAAGTAACAATCAAAAACTTATCCGTTCAAAAAAACACCAAAGCAGTACAGCGCTTATTTAGTTACAATGCGCAACAAGCTAGTGTAGACGAGGTGCTCACTGGATATGAAAATTTACTGTTGATTGGAAAACTCCGTCACGAAAAACGGCCAAAAGAAGTCGCACTTTCACTACTAGAACAATTTGGCATATTAGATAGTAAAGACAAGCCTGTCTCTGCCTATTCAGGTGGGATGAAACGCCGCCTTGACTTAGCGATGAGTTTGGTCGGGGATGCAGAAATACTTTTTTTAGATGAACCCACTACTGGTCTTGATCCAAGCAGTCGTTTCGAATTATGGGAAGTTATTCAAAAACTCAAAAACAAGGGAAAAACGATTTTTTTAACGACGCAATATTTAGAAGAAGCAGATAAATTGGCTGACACGATTGGTTTCTTGAAAAATGGTGAAATTATTGCGACAGGAACGCCAAAAGAAATGAAGCGTTTAGCTGGGGAAAACAGTCTGATGCTTACATTCGCTCCAACAGACATCGAAAAAGCAAAAGAAGTACTCAGAGCATTTAATCCAAAACAACTAAGCGATGTAATTTTATCAGTAGAGCTTGTGGAGGAAATAAAAACAACTTTAGACATTTTGAAAGAATTATCTTTGAATCAGCTTGAACCACAAGACTTTGAGACTATTCGTCCAACGCTTGATGACGTATTTATCGCGTTAACGAAAGGGTGA
- a CDS encoding ABC transporter permease, giving the protein MMIKEYFEDIFALAGRIIKHNIRSLDTMITVVAMPIMLMLGMVYIFGGSVKIEGLSQQDYIDYIVPGILLMTIATGSAYTALRINLDKTAGMFERFKSMPIAKSAVIGGHVVASVIFMLISCLAVLIVAWLIGFRTDANFGEWSLIVLLLVLFAFMLTWLSVPFGLMAGSVEGAGAFSYIILMLLFVSSAFVPVAGMAKVVRIFAENQPMTPIIQSLRDLFTSAPLSNDIWLALGWMFAILIVSYIGGMFVYKKI; this is encoded by the coding sequence ATGATGATAAAAGAATATTTTGAGGATATTTTTGCTTTAGCAGGGCGGATTATTAAACATAACATCCGCAGTCTGGACACGATGATTACAGTTGTTGCAATGCCGATTATGTTAATGCTTGGAATGGTTTATATTTTTGGTGGGTCGGTGAAGATCGAAGGCTTGTCACAGCAAGATTATATTGACTATATTGTCCCAGGAATTCTCTTGATGACCATTGCAACAGGATCCGCTTATACAGCACTTCGAATTAATTTAGATAAAACAGCCGGTATGTTTGAACGCTTTAAATCAATGCCAATTGCTAAATCAGCAGTAATAGGTGGACACGTGGTTGCATCCGTTATTTTCATGTTAATCTCTTGTTTAGCTGTTTTGATTGTGGCATGGTTAATTGGTTTTAGAACAGATGCGAATTTTGGTGAATGGAGCTTGATTGTATTATTGCTCGTTTTGTTTGCCTTCATGCTTACTTGGCTTTCTGTACCATTTGGCTTAATGGCTGGGAGCGTTGAAGGAGCAGGAGCATTTTCTTACATTATCTTGATGCTCTTGTTTGTTAGCTCGGCGTTCGTTCCAGTGGCAGGAATGGCAAAGGTTGTCCGAATATTTGCTGAAAACCAGCCAATGACTCCAATTATCCAATCCTTGCGCGATTTGTTTACATCCGCACCACTTTCAAATGATATCTGGTTAGCGCTAGGATGGATGTTTGCTATATTGATTGTTTCTTATATTGGTGGAATGTTTGTTTATAAGAAAATCTAA
- a CDS encoding LapB repeat-containing protein, which produces MKKFYSSVVIACLIFTAIIPIPANVQATANAMKKNAVNHSSEETSDVSASQPISKETTETDRLNVERSDSNSGSTKAKEVAVEADDTYLDIFPDEAFAEVIALEITGSNDTSQTVTQAQLDSLTSLNAPSKNITDVTGIQQLTKLKSINLSKNNLTSIAPITNLTALTTLDVSANLLEEISITSAQNIPNLTALSVLNNPTIKKLSIEDQAKLTSISISVDNDQAAQLAELTLSNLPALTSAPYAGSVNFSNYSDYLSKVKLTGLPQISSVTLNDTQINDVTIEDLAKLTKLNLSDNKLTDMAQMKLQDLPLLNDLDVADNQWNSFILDAENATEFPNLASLHLNGNPTMTNISLEDQPKLKTVSISVNTGQTAQLAELTLSNLPALTSAPYAGFVNFSNYSDYLSKVKLTGLPQISSVTLNDTQINDVTIEDLAKLTKLNLSDNKLTDMAQMKLQNLPLLNDLDVIDNQWNSFILDAENAVEFPNLASLHLNDNPTMTKISLEDQPKLKLLSIDVSGGQTTQLEELTLSNLPALTNAPYAGSVNFSNYSDYLSKVKLTGLPQISSVTLNDTQINDVTIEDLAKLTKLNLSDNKLTDMAQMKLQNLPLLNDLDVIDNQWNSFILDAENAAEFPNLASLHLNDNPTMTKISLEDQPKLKLLSIDVSGGQTTQLEELTLSNLPALTNAPYAGSVNFSNYSDYLSKAKITGLPQISNVNLSNNQLTNVLVENMDNLKTLTLYNNKLTELDQLSDLPVLNSLDVSNNSIGVLPTSLETEAPVLQSLTGTNQTISLPNKIVSDRLSVENKISNDGVISPPTAISNSGVYENGNVIWEYNNIKDLTSVSYNFSEPVNYPAVSGTFSGKVTQPFKISLPPVITADESITYPKFSTITEAAFLIDVHATTNDGSPVTSDFLTAVDFSTAGNYTVTLNSVNEDGVTADPVTVIVHVEKAPAPIITADSEISYMKNSTVSSSEFLSDIHATTNDGSPVTSDFLTAVDFSTAGNYTVTLNSVNEDGVTADPVTVIVHVEKAPAPIITADSEISYMKNSTVSSSKFLSDIHATTNDGSPVTSDFFTVVDLSTPGDYTVTLQAINEDGVPAVPVSVTVHVEQTPAPIITADTSITYPLFSEVTEAEFLSAIHAKTSDGSPITSDFTTVVDFSTAGDYTVTLNSINADGITADPVTVIVHVKKATAKPIITADKEITYPINSVISQEKFYADIHATTNDGSSITSDFLTVVDFNTPGDYTVTLQAINKDGLAANPVKVIVHITPSKPTPPVPPDNNGNSSNSSNSSNSNNGNGSGNSNINNSDNTDNKKSAQQTNIILPRTGDTNNHLIFIGFNLLLLAFCVLSSTRKRKKIRRQ; this is translated from the coding sequence TTGAAAAAATTCTATTCGTCTGTCGTGATAGCTTGTCTCATTTTCACTGCGATTATTCCTATTCCAGCAAATGTGCAGGCTACAGCCAATGCCATGAAAAAAAATGCTGTCAATCATAGTTCAGAAGAAACATCTGATGTGTCTGCCTCACAACCTATAAGTAAAGAAACGACGGAAACTGACAGACTAAATGTAGAGCGCTCTGATTCTAATAGCGGTAGTACTAAAGCTAAGGAAGTGGCAGTTGAGGCAGACGATACCTACCTGGATATATTTCCAGATGAAGCTTTCGCAGAAGTTATTGCCTTAGAAATAACCGGCAGTAATGACACCTCTCAAACAGTCACTCAAGCACAACTTGATTCGCTAACTAGTTTAAATGCTCCTTCTAAAAATATTACGGATGTAACTGGAATCCAACAATTGACTAAGCTTAAGTCTATTAATTTAAGTAAAAACAACCTAACAAGTATTGCGCCAATTACTAATCTCACTGCCTTAACTACACTTGACGTATCCGCTAATTTACTTGAGGAAATATCCATCACAAGTGCACAAAATATTCCTAATCTAACTGCTCTTTCTGTATTAAATAATCCAACGATAAAAAAATTAAGCATTGAAGATCAAGCAAAATTAACATCAATCTCCATATCGGTTGACAATGACCAAGCCGCTCAACTAGCAGAGTTGACACTTTCTAACTTGCCTGCTTTAACTAGTGCACCTTATGCTGGTTCTGTTAATTTCAGTAATTACTCGGACTATCTTAGTAAAGTTAAACTAACGGGGCTTCCTCAAATTTCTAGTGTTACTTTAAATGACACCCAAATTAATGATGTGACGATTGAAGACCTAGCTAAATTAACTAAATTAAATTTATCTGACAACAAGTTAACAGATATGGCTCAAATGAAATTACAAGATCTTCCACTACTGAATGACTTAGATGTAGCAGACAATCAATGGAATAGCTTTATTTTAGACGCAGAAAACGCAACCGAGTTCCCTAACTTAGCTAGTCTACATTTAAATGGCAATCCAACTATGACAAATATAAGTCTAGAAGACCAGCCAAAATTAAAAACTGTCTCTATATCTGTTAATACTGGTCAAACCGCTCAACTAGCAGAGTTAACTCTTTCTAATTTACCAGCTTTAACTAGTGCACCTTATGCTGGTTTTGTTAATTTCAGTAATTACTCGGACTATCTTAGTAAAGTTAAACTAACAGGGCTTCCTCAAATTTCTAGTGTTACTTTAAATGACACCCAAATTAATGATGTAACGATTGAAGACCTAGCTAAATTAACTAAATTAAATTTATCTGACAACAAGTTAACTGACATGGCTCAAATGAAATTACAAAACCTTCCACTTTTGAATGACTTAGATGTAATAGACAATCAATGGAATAGCTTTATTTTAGACGCTGAAAACGCTGTCGAGTTCCCTAACTTAGCTAGTCTACATTTAAATGACAATCCAACTATGACCAAAATAAGTCTCGAAGATCAACCAAAATTAAAACTCCTATCTATAGATGTTTCTGGTGGTCAAACCACTCAACTAGAAGAGTTAACACTTTCTAATTTGCCTGCTTTAACTAATGCGCCTTATGCTGGTTCTGTTAATTTCAGTAATTACTCGGACTATCTTAGTAAAGTTAAACTAACAGGGCTTCCTCAAATTTCTAGTGTTACTTTAAATGACACCCAAATTAATGATGTAACGATTGAAGACCTAGCTAAATTAACTAAATTAAATTTATCTGACAACAAGTTAACTGACATGGCTCAAATGAAATTACAAAACCTTCCACTTTTGAATGACTTAGATGTAATAGACAATCAATGGAATAGCTTTATTTTAGACGCTGAAAACGCTGCCGAGTTCCCTAACTTAGCTAGTCTACATTTAAATGACAATCCAACTATGACCAAAATAAGTCTCGAAGATCAACCAAAATTAAAACTCCTATCTATAGATGTTTCTGGTGGTCAAACCACTCAACTAGAAGAGTTAACACTTTCTAATTTGCCTGCTTTAACTAATGCGCCTTATGCTGGTTCTGTTAATTTCAGTAATTACTCGGACTATCTCAGTAAAGCAAAAATTACGGGGCTTCCTCAAATTTCTAATGTTAATTTAAGCAACAATCAACTTACTAATGTGCTGGTAGAGAACATGGATAATCTAAAAACATTAACTCTCTATAACAATAAATTAACAGAGCTTGATCAATTATCAGATCTCCCTGTACTGAATAGCTTAGATGTAAGTAATAATAGCATTGGCGTTTTACCAACTAGTTTAGAAACGGAAGCGCCTGTACTTCAAAGCTTGACTGGAACTAACCAAACCATCTCTTTACCAAATAAAATTGTTTCGGATCGTTTGTCAGTGGAAAACAAAATTAGTAATGATGGTGTGATTTCTCCACCGACTGCTATCTCAAATAGTGGTGTATATGAAAACGGAAATGTGATTTGGGAATACAATAATATTAAAGACTTAACAAGCGTATCGTATAACTTTAGTGAACCAGTTAATTATCCAGCTGTTTCTGGTACTTTTTCAGGGAAAGTAACGCAACCATTTAAAATTTCGTTACCACCAGTAATAACTGCGGATGAAAGTATCACATATCCGAAATTCTCTACGATAACTGAGGCAGCCTTTCTGATAGATGTTCACGCAACTACGAATGATGGCTCACCGGTTACAAGTGACTTTTTGACGGCTGTTGATTTTAGTACGGCGGGAAATTACACGGTAACATTAAATTCAGTCAATGAGGATGGGGTTACTGCAGATCCAGTGACAGTCATTGTTCATGTCGAAAAAGCGCCCGCTCCAATAATTACAGCAGACAGTGAAATTAGTTATATGAAAAATAGCACAGTTAGTTCAAGCGAATTTTTAAGTGATATTCATGCTACAACTAATGACGGCTCACCGGTTACAAGTGACTTTTTGACGGCTGTTGATTTTAGTACGGCGGGAAATTACACGGTGACATTGAATTCAGTCAATGAGGATGGGGTTACTGCAGATCCAGTGACAGTCATTGTTCATGTCGAAAAAGCGCCCGCTCCAATAATTACAGCAGACAGTGAAATTAGTTATATGAAAAATAGCACAGTTAGTTCAAGCAAATTTTTAAGCGATATCCATGCCACAACTAATGACGGTTCGCCGGTTACAAGCGACTTTTTCACGGTAGTAGACTTGTCAACTCCGGGAGATTATACAGTGACTCTTCAAGCAATTAATGAAGATGGAGTTCCTGCCGTTCCTGTTTCTGTCACTGTCCATGTGGAACAAACTCCTGCTCCTATAATAACTGCTGATACAAGCATTACGTATCCTTTATTTTCGGAAGTAACCGAAGCAGAGTTTCTGTCAGCGATTCATGCAAAAACCAGCGATGGCTCGCCAATTACCAGCGATTTTACAACTGTGGTCGATTTTAGTACTGCAGGAGATTACACAGTGACATTAAATTCTATAAATGCAGATGGGATAACAGCAGATCCAGTGACAGTTATTGTTCATGTAAAAAAAGCCACTGCAAAACCTATTATTACAGCAGATAAAGAAATTACTTATCCAATAAATAGTGTGATCAGCCAAGAAAAATTTTATGCAGATATTCACGCGACAACGAATGATGGCTCGTCAATTACCAGTGACTTTTTAACTGTGGTCGATTTTAATACTCCAGGGGATTATACTGTTACACTTCAAGCTATTAACAAAGATGGATTGGCCGCAAATCCTGTTAAAGTAATTGTTCATATTACTCCGAGTAAGCCTACTCCGCCAGTTCCTCCAGATAACAATGGGAACAGCAGTAATAGCAGTAATAGCAGTAATAGCAACAATGGCAATGGTAGCGGAAACAGTAATATCAATAATAGCGATAACACTGATAATAAAAAAAGTGCCCAACAAACCAATATTATTCTCCCTAGAACGGGTGATACAAATAATCATTTAATTTTCATTGGTTTCAACCTTCTGTTACTAGCTTTTTGTGTTTTATCTAGCACAAGGAAGCGCAAAAAAATCCGTAGACAATAA
- a CDS encoding FusB/FusC family EF-G-binding protein — protein MKEFIEPYQYNFIKNQLNNISRAYRSANDTSTLKALKSLTEEKINQIFSQAELEAHQDLFIQMHAITTTKEAEPFLEELKAFVIPFVSPSDAKLKKVFAKTKKLKIPAWSKLNLRDYTFYGWNDIAQQRKYIITYDDGNLVGVEGTISADIQKGVCSICHSHSKVSLFMAKTKSSGDGIYTTNGNYICYDSDVCNEQIKARETLDEFIAVVRKRK, from the coding sequence ATGAAAGAGTTTATAGAACCTTACCAATATAATTTTATTAAAAACCAATTAAACAATATTTCCCGCGCATACCGATCCGCAAATGATACTTCGACGCTTAAGGCTTTGAAGTCATTAACGGAGGAGAAAATCAATCAAATTTTTTCGCAAGCTGAATTAGAAGCACATCAGGATTTATTTATCCAAATGCATGCGATTACTACTACGAAAGAAGCTGAGCCATTTCTCGAAGAATTGAAAGCATTTGTTATTCCTTTTGTATCACCTAGTGACGCGAAACTTAAAAAGGTATTTGCAAAAACGAAGAAATTAAAAATCCCTGCTTGGTCAAAACTCAATTTGCGCGATTACACGTTTTATGGTTGGAATGATATTGCTCAACAACGGAAATATATCATTACTTATGACGACGGAAACTTAGTTGGTGTAGAAGGAACTATTTCTGCTGATATCCAAAAAGGCGTCTGCTCTATTTGTCATTCCCACTCGAAAGTCTCGCTTTTCATGGCAAAAACAAAATCTTCGGGCGATGGAATCTATACGACAAATGGAAATTATATTTGTTATGATAGCGATGTATGTAATGAGCAAATAAAAGCTCGGGAAACTTTAGATGAATTTATTGCGGTTGTTCGGAAACGAAAATAA
- a CDS encoding pyruvate oxidase: MSKVKASETLVQTLKNWGIDHVYGLPGDSIDTVVDALRKDQEEIEFIHVRHEEVATLAAAAYSKLTGKIGVALSIGGPGAIHMLNGMYDAKMDHVPMLVLAGQVTTDMLNTGFFQEVNLPAIFEDVAVYNKQIDNPETLAEIVDEAIRTAYKEKGVAVLTIPNDIPAQEIKASLESRPVKFEQENPKLPETNIQEAVKLIDKAKKPVILAGLGTKHAGGELLAFAEKAKIPIIHSLPAKTIIPDDHPNALGNLGKIGTKPAYEAMQETDLLLMFGNDYPYTNYLPKKADCIQIDIDPAKISKRYPATVGLVGDAAEILTSLTTKITPVEERKFLQACQENMQEWWKWLEEDTSKTTDPIAPEVVMANIQKIAEKDAIFSIDVGTATVWSTRYLHLTPQNDFLVSAWLGTMGCGLPGAIAAKKAFPDRQAIAIVGDGGFSMVMQDFVTAVGQKMPMIVVVLNNQELSFIKYEQQSAGELNYAIDLPDINYAKFAESCGGIGFRVEKMADLENAFESAKLATKPVIIDVSVDSSAAPLPGKIIMDEALGYTKFEIGSIIEDHRFAKMPPLKTILRRFL; this comes from the coding sequence ATGTCAAAAGTAAAAGCAAGTGAAACACTCGTACAAACATTAAAAAATTGGGGGATCGATCACGTATACGGTTTACCAGGAGATTCGATTGATACGGTGGTGGATGCATTAAGAAAAGATCAAGAAGAAATCGAGTTTATCCATGTACGCCACGAGGAAGTAGCAACTTTAGCCGCAGCCGCTTATTCCAAACTAACAGGGAAAATTGGTGTCGCCTTATCCATCGGTGGTCCTGGTGCAATTCACATGTTAAATGGTATGTATGATGCCAAAATGGACCATGTACCAATGCTCGTTCTTGCTGGTCAAGTAACGACAGATATGCTAAATACAGGTTTTTTCCAAGAAGTGAATTTGCCAGCGATTTTTGAAGATGTAGCGGTTTATAATAAACAAATTGATAATCCAGAAACACTCGCCGAGATAGTAGACGAGGCAATTCGGACCGCCTATAAAGAAAAAGGTGTTGCCGTTCTTACAATTCCAAACGATATTCCCGCACAAGAAATTAAAGCAAGCTTAGAATCAAGACCAGTGAAATTTGAGCAAGAAAATCCAAAATTGCCAGAAACAAATATTCAAGAAGCCGTGAAATTAATCGACAAAGCGAAAAAACCAGTTATTTTAGCCGGACTAGGAACAAAACATGCTGGAGGAGAACTACTTGCCTTCGCGGAAAAAGCCAAAATCCCAATTATTCACTCCTTACCTGCGAAAACAATCATTCCTGATGACCACCCAAACGCACTCGGCAATCTCGGGAAAATTGGAACTAAACCAGCCTATGAAGCGATGCAAGAAACCGATTTGCTATTAATGTTCGGAAATGATTACCCATACACCAATTACTTACCGAAAAAAGCAGATTGTATCCAAATTGATATTGATCCAGCTAAAATCAGCAAACGCTATCCTGCGACAGTTGGACTAGTTGGTGATGCCGCAGAAATTCTCACAAGTTTAACTACCAAAATCACTCCAGTAGAAGAACGCAAATTCCTCCAAGCCTGCCAAGAAAACATGCAAGAATGGTGGAAATGGCTAGAAGAAGATACAAGTAAAACAACTGATCCAATCGCGCCAGAAGTTGTGATGGCAAACATTCAGAAAATCGCCGAAAAAGACGCTATTTTCTCCATTGATGTCGGGACAGCTACTGTTTGGAGTACACGTTATTTACATTTAACCCCACAAAATGATTTCCTTGTTTCCGCTTGGCTAGGCACAATGGGTTGCGGTTTACCTGGAGCAATCGCTGCGAAAAAAGCTTTCCCAGACCGCCAAGCTATTGCCATCGTAGGGGACGGAGGTTTTTCGATGGTAATGCAAGACTTCGTAACCGCAGTCGGACAAAAAATGCCAATGATTGTCGTAGTTTTAAATAACCAAGAGCTTTCTTTCATTAAATACGAACAACAATCAGCCGGAGAATTAAATTATGCAATTGACTTACCAGATATCAATTACGCAAAATTTGCAGAAAGCTGTGGCGGCATCGGTTTCCGAGTAGAAAAAATGGCCGACCTAGAAAATGCTTTTGAAAGCGCAAAACTCGCAACTAAACCAGTAATCATAGATGTTTCCGTAGACAGTTCAGCCGCACCACTACCAGGAAAAATTATCATGGACGAAGCACTTGGCTACACAAAATTTGAAATCGGATCAATTATAGAAGATCACCGTTTTGCTAAAATGCCACCACTAAAAACAATTTTACGTAGATTTTTATAA